In the genome of Variibacter gotjawalensis, one region contains:
- a CDS encoding DUF2093 domain-containing protein, with amino-acid sequence MAGEAELRYLDGDFRVIRPGAFVRCAVTGTPIPLDELKYWSVDRQEPYVSNEAVLTREFPDKFPIKR; translated from the coding sequence ATGGCAGGCGAAGCAGAACTCCGATACCTCGACGGCGACTTTCGGGTCATTCGGCCAGGCGCTTTCGTGCGCTGCGCCGTCACCGGAACGCCGATCCCACTCGACGAATTGAAATACTGGAGCGTCGACCGCCAGGAGCCTTACGTCAGCAACGAGGCCGTGCTGACCCGCGAATTTCCGGACAAGTTCCCGATCAAGCGCTAA
- a CDS encoding lysophospholipid acyltransferase family protein, which produces MSVSKKLRDTPWFRRSSGALLYRYLLLVRRTNEFVIDPPNAYERFGADMPVIVTMWHGQHFLAPFIRRPQDRAKALVSFHRDAEINAVAAERLGVHTIRGSGDHERRFDRKGGVKAFIAMRDALAEGWNVMLTADVPKVSRVAGLGIIKLARVSGRPIYPIGIGTSRRKILNNWDRSVVNLPFGRGAIAFGEPILVARDADDAAMEVARRQVEDGLNAITARAFAVADRTDERG; this is translated from the coding sequence ATGTCGGTCAGTAAAAAGCTTCGCGATACTCCGTGGTTCCGCCGCAGTTCCGGCGCGTTGCTGTATCGTTATTTGCTGCTTGTGCGGCGGACGAATGAGTTCGTCATCGATCCGCCGAATGCGTACGAACGTTTTGGGGCCGACATGCCCGTGATTGTGACGATGTGGCACGGTCAACATTTTCTCGCGCCGTTCATTCGCCGTCCGCAGGATCGCGCGAAGGCGCTCGTCTCTTTTCATCGCGATGCGGAGATCAATGCGGTTGCGGCGGAGCGCCTCGGTGTTCACACCATCCGCGGCTCGGGCGATCACGAGCGCCGCTTCGATCGCAAGGGCGGCGTCAAAGCCTTCATCGCAATGCGTGACGCGCTTGCCGAAGGCTGGAATGTGATGCTGACCGCGGACGTACCAAAGGTCTCGCGCGTTGCCGGGCTCGGCATCATCAAGCTCGCACGGGTGTCGGGACGGCCGATTTATCCGATCGGCATCGGCACGAGCCGGCGGAAGATTCTGAATAACTGGGATCGTTCGGTGGTCAATCTGCCGTTCGGCCGCGGCGCGATTGCGTTCGGCGAGCCGATCCTGGTTGCGCGCGATGCGGACGATGCCGCGATGGAAGTTGCGCGCCGCCAAGTCGAAGACGGTCTCAACGCGATCACGGCGCGCGCTTTCGCTGTGGCCGATCGGACCGACGAGCGTGGCTAA
- the lpxK gene encoding tetraacyldisaccharide 4'-kinase: MRAPGFWWDRNSLAAKALQPIGAAYGALTRQRLQKPGRKVDIPIVCIGNPTVGGGGKTPTAIATAALLVQAGARPVFLTRGYGGRHAGPMRVDPAYHRARDVGDEPLLLARAYPTIMSRKRLDGGLHAARVAGADFVVMDDGFQNPSLVKDFSVLVLDAGRGIGNGLVFPAGPLRSPLIPQLRLAHALLVIGDGSAADNVIAAADRVGLPVFRGRLEPSAEMVEELQGKPVLAFAGIADPEKFFGTLRQHGIEPRVTHAFGDHHRFTKAEAEKLLAEAKEKKLTLVTTQKDFVRLDGDGPLAALRKATATLPVRLVFDDPEEFLRLAVEKIKRAD; the protein is encoded by the coding sequence ATGCGTGCGCCTGGCTTTTGGTGGGATCGGAACAGCCTCGCGGCGAAAGCCTTGCAGCCGATCGGTGCCGCTTACGGCGCTCTCACACGACAACGTTTGCAGAAGCCCGGCCGCAAGGTCGATATCCCGATCGTGTGCATCGGCAATCCGACCGTCGGCGGCGGCGGCAAAACGCCGACCGCGATTGCGACGGCTGCGCTGTTGGTACAAGCCGGCGCGCGTCCGGTGTTTCTTACGCGCGGATATGGTGGACGGCATGCCGGCCCGATGCGTGTCGATCCGGCGTACCATCGTGCGCGCGATGTCGGCGACGAGCCGCTGCTGCTCGCGCGCGCCTATCCGACCATCATGTCGCGCAAGCGGCTCGACGGTGGATTGCATGCGGCGCGCGTCGCAGGCGCCGACTTCGTCGTTATGGACGACGGTTTTCAGAATCCGTCGCTGGTCAAGGATTTCTCGGTGCTCGTCCTCGATGCAGGGCGCGGCATCGGCAACGGTCTTGTCTTTCCGGCTGGGCCGCTGCGTTCGCCGCTCATCCCGCAGCTTCGCCTCGCGCATGCGTTGCTGGTGATCGGAGACGGTAGCGCGGCCGACAATGTGATCGCGGCCGCTGACCGTGTCGGCCTGCCGGTTTTCCGTGGCCGTCTCGAACCTTCGGCCGAGATGGTCGAGGAACTGCAGGGCAAACCCGTGCTTGCTTTCGCGGGCATCGCGGATCCGGAGAAATTCTTCGGCACATTGCGCCAGCATGGGATCGAGCCGCGCGTGACGCACGCCTTCGGCGATCATCACCGCTTTACGAAGGCCGAGGCTGAGAAGCTACTAGCGGAAGCGAAAGAGAAGAAGCTCACGCTGGTGACGACGCAGAAGGATTTCGTCCGGCTTGACGGCGATGGTCCGCTCGCGGCGTTGCGCAAAGCAACCGCGACACTTCCGGTGCGGCTGGTGTTCGACGATCCAGAGGAATTTCTCCGGCTCGCTGTCGAGAAGATCAAGCGGGCCGATTAG
- a CDS encoding 3'(2'),5'-bisphosphate nucleotidase CysQ, producing MRAADTALSADLELLTQAVRDAGALAFGKFRAKFKSWTKEGNSPVSEVDIACNDLLHDRLAPCGYGWLSEESVDDSARLDAERVWIIDPIDGTRSFIAGKEDWCVSAALVERGRPILGVIFGPAENTLLQACAGHGVLLNGAAVKAAPREHNRIRAAGPPRWLDALTDARQDIQPMPKVYSLALRIARVATADLDVAIAGRNASDWDIAAADLIVHEAGGRFTGLDGEPIQYNRPTPTHPMLLAARSDLHTDIAALLHKST from the coding sequence TTGCGGGCCGCTGATACAGCGCTCTCCGCCGATCTCGAACTGCTGACGCAAGCGGTGCGCGACGCCGGAGCGCTCGCTTTCGGAAAATTCCGCGCGAAGTTCAAAAGCTGGACCAAAGAAGGAAACTCGCCGGTCAGCGAGGTCGATATCGCATGCAACGATCTCCTGCATGATCGGCTAGCGCCGTGCGGCTACGGTTGGCTGTCCGAAGAGAGCGTCGACGACTCTGCGCGCCTCGATGCCGAGCGGGTCTGGATCATCGACCCGATCGACGGCACGCGCTCGTTCATCGCTGGCAAAGAGGATTGGTGTGTTTCGGCTGCCCTCGTCGAGCGCGGGCGGCCGATCCTCGGTGTTATCTTCGGGCCGGCCGAGAACACGCTTTTGCAAGCGTGTGCCGGCCACGGCGTGTTGCTCAATGGCGCGGCGGTCAAAGCCGCGCCGCGCGAGCACAATCGCATTCGTGCGGCCGGTCCGCCGCGCTGGCTCGATGCGCTGACGGACGCGCGGCAAGACATTCAGCCGATGCCGAAAGTTTATTCGCTGGCGCTGCGTATTGCCCGGGTCGCGACTGCCGATCTCGACGTCGCGATCGCAGGGCGAAATGCCAGCGACTGGGACATCGCCGCCGCGGATTTGATCGTGCACGAAGCCGGTGGCCGGTTCACCGGCTTGGACGGCGAGCCGATCCAGTATAACCGGCCGACACCGACGCATCCGATGCTTCTCGCGGCACGCAGCGACCTTCATACGGACATCGCCGCTCTGCTGCATAAGAGCACGTAG
- the xseA gene encoding exodeoxyribonuclease VII large subunit translates to MNEKVLVNSPEVSVSELSANLKRTLEDAYDHVRVRGELGKVSYHSNGHVYFDLKDDRACIASVIWRSSAGRLKIKLETGLEVIATGKITTYAGRSQYQLIVDRIEPAGIGALLAQLEERKKKLAAEGLFDPARKQIIPFLPRVIGVVTSPTGAVIRDILHRLEDRFPRHVVVWPVRVQGDGSAAEVANAIRGFNALAPGGRIARPDLIIVARGGGSLEDLWSFNEEIVARAAAESDIPLISAVGHETDTTLIDFASDRRAPTPTAAAEMAVPVRSELLAQISNLGRRSFASWTQRQERRRADLRGITRALPGPDRLLGERRQALDVAAQRLLRGLRAGTHTHGVRFHRVEARLAAQSPREQMRRLRKSVADWRTRFDQIGARLMLRPRERFAGLSERLKVGLVANRTAHATKIARDRQTLNALHSRLGPAWDVGQDRRIAAIDRAESLLAALSYHGVLERGFALVRDADGKPVHSAKTVDPAMRLDIEFADGRVVATAGEVAQAEPPKPRRRRRQAVNENQGTLF, encoded by the coding sequence GTGAACGAAAAAGTGCTCGTCAACAGCCCGGAAGTCAGCGTCTCGGAGCTCTCCGCCAACCTGAAGCGGACGCTCGAAGACGCCTATGACCACGTGCGCGTGCGCGGCGAGCTCGGCAAGGTCAGCTACCACTCGAACGGCCACGTCTATTTCGACCTGAAAGACGACCGCGCCTGCATCGCCAGCGTCATTTGGCGCAGCTCGGCCGGCCGACTGAAGATAAAGCTCGAAACCGGCCTCGAAGTCATCGCGACCGGCAAGATCACGACTTACGCAGGCCGCTCGCAGTATCAGCTGATCGTCGATCGCATCGAACCGGCCGGCATCGGCGCGCTGTTGGCGCAGCTCGAAGAACGCAAGAAAAAGCTCGCCGCCGAAGGCCTGTTCGACCCGGCACGCAAGCAGATCATCCCGTTTCTGCCGCGCGTCATCGGTGTCGTAACCTCGCCGACCGGTGCGGTCATTCGTGACATCCTGCATCGCCTCGAAGATCGCTTCCCGCGCCACGTCGTCGTCTGGCCGGTCCGCGTGCAAGGCGATGGCTCGGCCGCCGAAGTCGCCAACGCGATCCGCGGCTTCAACGCGCTCGCGCCGGGCGGCCGCATCGCGCGGCCTGACCTTATCATCGTCGCGCGCGGCGGCGGCTCGCTGGAAGATCTGTGGTCGTTCAACGAGGAAATCGTCGCCCGTGCTGCGGCGGAAAGCGACATCCCGCTGATCTCGGCCGTCGGCCACGAGACCGACACGACGCTGATCGACTTCGCCTCCGATCGCCGTGCGCCGACGCCGACCGCAGCCGCCGAAATGGCTGTGCCGGTGCGCAGCGAGCTGCTCGCACAAATCTCCAATCTCGGCCGCCGTAGCTTCGCGTCATGGACGCAGCGCCAGGAACGCCGGCGCGCCGATCTGCGCGGCATCACGCGTGCGCTGCCGGGCCCCGATCGTCTGCTCGGCGAACGCCGCCAGGCTCTCGACGTTGCCGCACAACGCCTTCTGCGCGGCCTGCGCGCCGGCACGCATACGCATGGTGTCCGCTTCCACCGCGTCGAAGCGCGGCTCGCCGCGCAGTCGCCGCGCGAACAGATGCGCCGCCTGCGCAAAAGCGTCGCCGACTGGCGCACGCGTTTCGATCAGATCGGCGCGCGTTTGATGCTGCGCCCGCGCGAGCGCTTCGCCGGCCTCAGCGAGCGTCTCAAAGTCGGCCTCGTCGCCAACCGTACGGCGCACGCCACCAAAATCGCGCGCGACCGCCAGACGCTGAACGCGCTGCATTCTCGCCTCGGTCCCGCCTGGGATGTTGGCCAGGATCGCCGCATCGCTGCCATCGACCGCGCCGAAAGCCTGCTCGCGGCGCTCTCCTATCACGGCGTTCTGGAGCGCGGCTTCGCGCTGGTCCGCGACGCCGACGGCAAGCCTGTCCACTCGGCCAAAACCGTCGATCCGGCTATGCGGCTCGACATCGAGTTCGCGGACGGACGCGTCGTTGCGACCGCCGGCGAGGTTGCGCAGGCGGAGCCGCCGAAGCCCCGCCGCCGCCGCCGACAAGCCGTGAACGAAAACCAAGGCACACTCTTTTAG
- a CDS encoding DUF4170 domain-containing protein — protein MAEPEKQLLHLVFGGELENLEGVTFRDLSNLDIVGVYPNYALAHRAWKAKAQGTVDNAQMRYFIVHLHRLMDPDAK, from the coding sequence ATGGCCGAACCCGAAAAACAGCTGCTGCATCTAGTGTTTGGCGGCGAGCTCGAAAACCTCGAGGGTGTCACATTCCGCGATCTGTCGAACCTCGACATCGTCGGCGTCTATCCAAACTACGCGCTCGCGCATCGGGCCTGGAAGGCCAAGGCGCAAGGCACCGTCGACAATGCGCAGATGAGGTATTTCATCGTGCACCTGCATCGCCTGATGGACCCTGACGCGAAGTAA
- a CDS encoding 3-deoxy-D-manno-octulosonic acid transferase — protein MAKRIPLPLRAYRGVTAMVTPLLPLLTNYRLRRGKEVRARMGERRGIAGVDRPELALVWIHAASVGELLSIVPIAEYVRRAGFGVLVTSGTVTSARLAEQRLHPDIIHQFSPFDSPRYVRRFFDYWQPDLGLFAESDLWPNLISTAAARSIPLILVNGRVSERSFRRWKRMPRTIGTLLRSFDLCLAQTVADAERYAELGAPRITTTGNLKLDAVAPPAREDMVDAMRAAIGSRPIVAAASTHPGEEAMLIEMHKVLRQRFPGLLTIIAPRHPERGPGIVSIAQQAKINAIARSRGYLPDRGTEIYVADTMGELGVLYRVAPVVLMGGSMIRHGGQNPIEPAKLGAAVLHGPHVWNFQEVYGALDRSGGAIQVADPNELQEQFVALLTDQSARDRVVASANVTLQGMAGARAKTLGALDPYLMTLRLNYS, from the coding sequence GTGGCTAAGCGCATCCCGCTTCCGTTGCGGGCCTATCGCGGCGTGACCGCGATGGTGACGCCGCTGCTGCCGCTACTGACGAACTATCGTCTGCGCCGCGGTAAGGAAGTGCGTGCGCGTATGGGCGAGCGGCGCGGCATCGCAGGTGTCGATAGGCCGGAGCTCGCGCTGGTGTGGATTCACGCCGCGAGTGTCGGCGAACTCCTCTCGATCGTGCCGATTGCGGAATATGTCCGCCGCGCCGGCTTCGGCGTGCTCGTCACGTCCGGCACCGTGACGTCGGCGCGTCTTGCCGAGCAGCGCTTGCATCCAGATATCATCCATCAATTCTCGCCGTTCGACTCGCCGCGCTATGTGCGCCGCTTCTTCGACTACTGGCAGCCGGATCTCGGCTTGTTCGCCGAGTCCGATTTGTGGCCGAACCTCATCTCGACAGCGGCAGCGCGCAGTATTCCGCTGATCCTCGTCAACGGCCGCGTGTCCGAGCGTTCCTTCCGGCGCTGGAAGCGGATGCCGCGCACGATTGGTACGCTGCTGCGCAGCTTCGATCTCTGTCTTGCGCAGACAGTCGCCGACGCTGAGCGCTACGCCGAACTCGGCGCGCCGCGCATCACGACGACTGGCAATCTCAAGCTCGATGCGGTGGCGCCGCCGGCACGCGAGGACATGGTCGACGCCATGCGCGCGGCGATCGGCAGCCGCCCGATCGTCGCGGCGGCGTCGACGCATCCGGGCGAAGAGGCGATGCTGATCGAGATGCACAAGGTGCTGCGGCAGCGCTTTCCGGGTCTGCTGACGATCATCGCGCCGCGGCATCCGGAGCGCGGCCCGGGCATCGTCTCGATCGCACAGCAGGCCAAGATCAACGCGATCGCGCGGTCCCGCGGCTATTTGCCGGATCGCGGCACCGAGATTTACGTGGCAGACACGATGGGTGAACTCGGCGTTCTCTATCGTGTGGCGCCGGTGGTCCTGATGGGTGGCTCGATGATCCGGCACGGCGGCCAAAACCCGATCGAACCAGCTAAGCTCGGCGCGGCCGTGCTGCATGGGCCGCACGTCTGGAATTTCCAGGAAGTTTATGGCGCGCTTGATCGCTCCGGCGGCGCCATCCAGGTGGCGGACCCGAATGAGCTGCAGGAGCAATTCGTCGCTCTGCTGACCGACCAATCCGCGCGCGATCGCGTCGTCGCGTCCGCGAATGTGACGCTGCAAGGCATGGCCGGCGCGCGCGCCAAAACGCTCGGTGCGCTTGATCCGTATTTGATGACGTTGCGGCTCAACTACAGCTGA
- a CDS encoding TldD/PmbA family protein produces the protein MSQPSLLDQSELVSLTERLVEAARRAGADAADAIAVRSMALGVQVREGAVEESERSEGDDFGLRVLVGKRQAVVSSNDPRPDGLAALAERAVAMAKVAPEDPYAGLADAAQLAKTFPNLDLLDPILPSVIDLEDLARAAEGAALSVKGVSKSGGASASAGIGGLVLTTSHGFQGAYLGSSHSVSALAIAGEGTGMERDYDYSQAPHRSDLMSPELIGRNAGERAIRRVNPRKTSTHRVPVVYDARAATSLIGHLVSAINGAAIARKTSFLSEKLGQKIFDQAIRIVDDPFRVRGLRSRPFDAEGIAGQKRFLIDDGVLQTWLLDCATARELGLQSTGHASRGVSSVPSPSSTNLHMEAGSESPGDMIRSIEQGLFITDLIGSGANIVSGDYSRGASGFWIENGELTYPVSEITIAGNLNDMLRSLTPANDLEFRYASNSPTVRVEGLTIAGR, from the coding sequence GTGTCACAGCCTTCCCTCCTCGATCAATCCGAACTGGTCAGCCTGACCGAACGCCTCGTCGAAGCCGCCCGCAGGGCTGGTGCGGACGCGGCTGATGCCATCGCGGTGCGCTCCATGGCGCTCGGCGTCCAGGTCCGGGAGGGGGCTGTGGAAGAGAGCGAACGCTCGGAAGGCGACGATTTCGGTCTGCGGGTCCTGGTCGGGAAGCGCCAGGCGGTGGTTTCCAGCAACGACCCACGCCCGGACGGGTTGGCGGCGCTGGCCGAACGGGCCGTCGCGATGGCTAAAGTCGCCCCCGAGGACCCCTATGCGGGGCTCGCGGATGCGGCGCAGCTCGCCAAAACATTCCCGAATCTCGATCTTCTCGACCCGATTCTGCCGTCGGTCATAGACCTTGAAGACTTGGCCAGGGCAGCCGAAGGCGCCGCGCTGTCCGTCAAAGGCGTCAGCAAGTCGGGCGGTGCTTCGGCTTCGGCCGGCATCGGCGGGCTCGTTCTGACAACCAGCCACGGTTTCCAGGGCGCCTATCTCGGCTCCAGCCATTCGGTCAGTGCTCTCGCCATTGCGGGTGAGGGCACCGGGATGGAGCGGGATTACGATTACTCGCAGGCGCCGCATCGCTCCGACCTCATGTCCCCGGAGCTGATCGGACGCAACGCGGGCGAGCGCGCAATCCGCCGCGTCAATCCGCGCAAGACTTCCACCCACCGAGTCCCGGTCGTCTACGACGCGCGTGCCGCCACATCGCTGATCGGCCATCTCGTCAGCGCGATCAACGGCGCGGCGATTGCGCGCAAGACCAGCTTCCTGAGCGAAAAGCTCGGGCAGAAGATTTTCGATCAGGCGATCAGAATCGTCGACGATCCGTTCCGCGTACGCGGTTTGCGTTCGCGCCCATTCGACGCCGAAGGCATCGCGGGCCAAAAGCGTTTCCTGATCGACGACGGCGTGCTGCAGACGTGGCTGCTCGATTGCGCGACCGCGCGCGAACTCGGCCTGCAGTCGACCGGTCACGCGTCGCGCGGCGTTTCGTCTGTGCCGTCGCCGTCTTCGACCAATCTGCATATGGAGGCGGGTTCGGAATCGCCGGGCGATATGATCCGCAGCATCGAGCAGGGTCTGTTCATCACGGACCTGATCGGCTCCGGCGCGAATATCGTCAGCGGCGATTACAGCCGTGGCGCTTCGGGATTCTGGATCGAGAATGGCGAGCTGACTTATCCGGTCAGCGAGATCACCATCGCGGGCAATCTCAACGACATGCTCCGCTCGCTGACGCCGGCGAACGATCTCGAGTTCCGCTACGCCAGCAACTCGCCGACCGTGCGCGTCGAAGGTTTGACCATTGCGGGCCGCTGA
- a CDS encoding DUF6101 family protein encodes MRRQTVSGPMSAEAVRSRRLEAPALPVRFTATDAAADGQTRTIEIDRERVLVRRQVRGMAIRVSLPHQAYRGVSLRLGTEGCEVRLEHRDPGLSVNLETGADETDMFAQWEAWGRALSLPLMIGVVDGDCCEVGSIANAKPVARRRSHNAVKTRRPSILLRRKKGDKLRALRLYREREIIARS; translated from the coding sequence TTGAGGCGTCAAACAGTCAGCGGACCTATGTCCGCCGAAGCCGTGCGCTCGCGCCGGCTCGAAGCACCGGCACTGCCCGTCCGTTTCACCGCAACCGATGCGGCGGCGGACGGGCAAACCCGCACCATCGAGATCGATCGCGAACGCGTTCTCGTCCGCCGCCAAGTGCGCGGCATGGCGATCCGCGTCAGCCTTCCGCATCAGGCTTATCGTGGCGTCTCGCTGCGCCTCGGCACCGAAGGCTGCGAAGTCCGCCTCGAGCACCGCGATCCGGGCCTGTCGGTGAATCTCGAAACCGGCGCCGACGAGACCGACATGTTCGCGCAATGGGAAGCCTGGGGCCGCGCGCTGTCGCTGCCGCTGATGATCGGCGTCGTCGATGGCGACTGCTGCGAAGTCGGCTCGATCGCGAATGCGAAGCCGGTTGCGCGCCGCCGTAGCCACAACGCCGTCAAGACCCGCCGGCCGTCGATTCTTCTGCGCCGCAAGAAGGGCGACAAGCTGCGTGCACTGCGTCTCTATCGCGAGCGCGAGATCATCGCGCGCAGTTAG